In the Clostridium sporogenes genome, one interval contains:
- a CDS encoding single-stranded DNA-binding protein, with translation MMDNLMLNNKIYLEGTVVEDLEFSHEMYGEGFYNFKMEVSRLSDVSDILNITVSERLLADMELKVGMDIIVEGQLRSYNKFVDGSNRLILTVFARNIEYCIEKSKNPNEIFLDGYICKEPIYRTTPFGREIADLLLAVNRPYNKSDYIPNISWGRNARFCKTLQVGDNIRVWGRLQSRYYQKRISEDQTITKVAYEVSISKMEKAGDEQAEECDYEESYDMDNIKEKHA, from the coding sequence ATGATGGACAATTTAATGTTAAACAATAAAATTTATTTAGAAGGAACGGTGGTTGAGGATTTAGAATTCAGTCACGAAATGTACGGAGAAGGATTTTATAATTTTAAAATGGAAGTTTCAAGATTAAGCGATGTATCAGATATATTAAATATAACTGTATCTGAAAGATTGTTAGCAGATATGGAACTAAAAGTAGGTATGGACATTATAGTAGAAGGCCAGCTAAGATCTTATAATAAATTTGTAGATGGAAGTAATAGACTTATATTAACTGTGTTTGCAAGAAACATAGAATATTGTATTGAAAAAAGTAAAAATCCTAATGAAATATTTTTAGATGGATATATATGTAAGGAACCTATATATAGGACAACTCCTTTCGGTAGAGAAATTGCTGATTTATTATTGGCAGTAAATAGACCTTATAATAAGTCAGATTATATTCCTAATATATCATGGGGAAGAAATGCTAGATTTTGTAAGACATTGCAGGTGGGAGATAATATAAGAGTTTGGGGAAGATTACAAAGTAGATATTACCAGAAGAGAATTTCAGAGGATCAAACTATTACTAAAGTAGCTTATGAAGTATCTATATCTAAGATGGAGAAAGCAGGAGATGAGCAAGCAGAGGAATGTGATTACGAAGAAAGTTATGATATGGATAATATAAAAGAAAAACATGCATAA
- the dapD gene encoding 2,3,4,5-tetrahydropyridine-2,6-dicarboxylate N-acetyltransferase: MSYNLTDPYEIARYIKEAKKSTPIKAYIEGDLSNCDFKNIEKFNSGNLYILFGESEEILTIIEKNKEKIKNCRIEQDRRKSAIPLLDMLKINARIEPGAIIRDKVVIGDNAVIMMGAVINIGAEIGEGTMVDMNAVVGARGKLGKNVHLGAGAVVAGVLEPPSSDPCTIEDNVLIGANAVILEGIKIGKGSVVAAGSIVTTDVPENVVVAGAPAKIIKEVDVKTKDKTKLLDDLRK, from the coding sequence ATGAGTTATAATTTAACAGATCCATATGAAATAGCTAGATACATAAAAGAAGCAAAAAAATCAACTCCTATAAAAGCCTACATAGAAGGAGACCTTTCAAATTGTGATTTTAAAAATATAGAAAAATTTAATAGTGGGAATTTATATATATTATTTGGAGAATCAGAAGAAATATTAACTATTATAGAAAAAAATAAGGAAAAAATAAAAAATTGTAGAATAGAACAAGATAGAAGAAAGTCTGCAATTCCTTTACTTGATATGCTTAAAATAAACGCTAGAATAGAACCAGGTGCTATAATAAGAGATAAAGTTGTAATAGGCGATAATGCTGTTATTATGATGGGTGCTGTTATAAATATAGGAGCTGAAATAGGAGAAGGAACTATGGTAGATATGAATGCTGTAGTTGGTGCTAGAGGAAAACTTGGCAAAAACGTACATTTAGGTGCTGGTGCTGTAGTTGCAGGTGTTTTAGAGCCACCTAGTAGTGATCCTTGTACTATTGAAGATAATGTTCTTATAGGAGCAAATGCTGTTATATTAGAAGGAATAAAAATTGGTAAAGGTTCTGTAGTTGCTGCAGGTTCTATAGTTACTACTGACGTACCAGAAAATGTAGTAGTTGCTGGTGCTCCAGCTAAAATAATAAAAGAAGTAGATGTGAAAACTAAAGATAAAACCAAACTTTTAGATGACTTAAGAAAATAA